In a single window of the bacterium genome:
- a CDS encoding T9SS type A sorting domain-containing protein, translated as MKRAIVLLLTCALMLCAGSLFAKGKDLAIISASRFDNYVYQYKMWKSLEGFDVTIKKADSLAVRDSLHVWKWIHETWWPGNDNFVFLLGKGSEIPANLLCTSIYPEPVRSDYFDSYNYSAHDTSTLSKKKTQNLILGRLVAESGGEAVLKKLLSYEFNPHNQDPKRTLFSTAYLDLSLTGRTHAWAFAYNSWTNFDTLMFEDEPYVNWTGSAYHDSLEKRFAKYSINFVSCHGDSAGWHDFNGGHKYHYSTTDLPLASFDGHQFYIAHSCDVARFLLYRKPPTANVDYWSLLDRLVCQTNSSLEGPIGATGLATGGGGDPVDAYISGGWAYRKSDSLCTEKYNTWGAVNRSWNDVYNEYVGDPSTSVRYTDASTSEVAPSSYISVSSPSVIAYTGSDVGSIRVSAYAPNTGWFSTTTLSGNTYTTFTTTARPLFIAFTKDDASKTPTIWTTGGTLDVNTWMLGKINVNGDLTVASGKTMEVLPGTIMYFRTNYDDRSSGTSSTKAELIINGTLKADSCNFTRKEASGYWSGIKFSSTASSSSHILGCVLYYGVTGIYIDQADPTISDNVISGNDSYGIYVTGSGAWPVITNNYIGGDDYAVYIYATSSGGHYGHDSFKDATYGLFLANGSPVFEGESNGYNFWDSSITNKRVYVYNGYLELGTAEDPGNNSFTKGSDNTKDYIYNATGTTVYARSCYFYDCPTPDTDWFYGSVDRANKLGSAPDAGPDFDIPKITNTPMRQYVEIKRALANGATFSHAKALTTLVVENIDSEFAARPLDLLLGNLSKEEGQKVINNVGKYDKMHDAVRFALDQWQVRYDSQKGIPDEALLNRYQGTAFEKAMALTFAAGLASNGQKEKAIEVLTKANQDTDPLILASLIEGLDHPESLPAGKEEATPAEKQSVEVSAFPNPFNSESRIQFKLAQKGLATITVYNMLGQKVIELVNGERSAGTHIVTWSGRNQAGLQVPTGVYFCQINAGGARQTLKIFMLR; from the coding sequence ATGAAAAGAGCTATTGTCCTTCTTCTCACCTGTGCGCTGATGCTTTGCGCAGGGTCACTCTTCGCCAAGGGTAAGGATTTGGCGATCATCTCAGCTTCTCGCTTCGATAACTATGTCTACCAGTATAAGATGTGGAAATCGCTCGAAGGCTTTGATGTCACGATCAAAAAGGCCGACTCTCTCGCGGTCCGCGATTCGCTCCATGTTTGGAAGTGGATTCATGAAACTTGGTGGCCTGGCAACGACAACTTCGTCTTCTTACTTGGGAAAGGATCAGAAATCCCAGCCAACTTGTTGTGTACTTCTATTTATCCTGAACCTGTGAGGTCTGACTATTTTGATTCATATAACTATTCTGCGCATGATACCAGCACTCTTTCGAAGAAGAAAACGCAAAATCTAATTCTTGGCCGGCTTGTAGCTGAATCCGGTGGAGAGGCAGTACTGAAAAAACTTCTTTCTTACGAATTCAATCCTCATAACCAGGATCCTAAGCGGACATTATTTTCCACAGCCTACCTCGACCTTAGCCTAACTGGGCGTACCCATGCTTGGGCGTTTGCATATAATAGTTGGACAAATTTTGACACTCTTATGTTCGAAGATGAGCCATATGTTAACTGGACTGGCTCAGCATATCACGACTCGCTCGAAAAACGGTTCGCAAAATACTCAATCAATTTTGTGTCATGCCATGGTGACTCGGCAGGCTGGCATGATTTTAATGGCGGCCATAAGTACCATTATAGTACGACTGATCTCCCACTTGCGTCTTTTGACGGCCATCAATTTTATATAGCGCACTCTTGTGACGTAGCAAGATTCTTACTTTATCGGAAGCCACCTACAGCAAACGTTGACTACTGGAGTCTCCTTGACAGGCTCGTTTGTCAAACCAACTCTTCATTAGAAGGGCCTATTGGCGCGACTGGACTAGCAACTGGAGGAGGCGGCGACCCGGTAGACGCCTATATCTCAGGAGGATGGGCTTATCGAAAGTCTGATAGTTTATGCACAGAAAAATATAACACTTGGGGAGCTGTCAACAGATCCTGGAACGACGTCTACAATGAATATGTTGGAGATCCATCCACATCCGTTAGGTATACCGACGCTTCAACAAGCGAAGTCGCTCCATCCAGCTATATTTCAGTTTCATCCCCTTCAGTTATTGCCTATACAGGCTCTGATGTTGGCTCGATTCGTGTGAGTGCTTATGCTCCGAACACAGGATGGTTCTCGACGACAACTCTATCAGGAAATACCTACACGACGTTTACCACCACAGCCCGGCCGTTGTTCATTGCCTTCACCAAAGATGACGCTTCGAAGACTCCAACTATCTGGACCACGGGTGGAACTCTCGATGTCAATACCTGGATGCTCGGGAAAATCAATGTTAATGGCGATCTCACAGTCGCTTCTGGAAAAACAATGGAAGTCTTGCCGGGCACGATAATGTATTTCCGCACCAATTACGATGATCGGTCATCGGGCACAAGTTCCACAAAAGCGGAGCTTATTATAAATGGCACACTTAAAGCCGATTCCTGCAATTTCACACGCAAAGAAGCGTCCGGCTATTGGTCAGGAATTAAATTCAGTTCGACAGCATCCTCAAGTTCTCATATTCTTGGATGTGTCCTTTATTACGGTGTAACTGGAATTTACATTGATCAAGCCGATCCAACAATTAGTGATAATGTCATCTCTGGTAATGATTCCTACGGAATTTATGTGACCGGGAGTGGCGCATGGCCAGTTATTACAAATAATTATATTGGTGGTGACGACTACGCGGTCTATATCTATGCAACTTCTTCCGGAGGTCACTATGGTCATGATTCTTTCAAAGATGCTACTTATGGGCTTTTTCTTGCCAATGGCTCGCCGGTTTTTGAGGGAGAAAGCAATGGGTACAATTTTTGGGATTCGTCGATCACCAATAAACGGGTTTATGTCTATAATGGCTACCTCGAACTCGGCACAGCTGAAGATCCGGGTAATAACAGCTTCACAAAAGGTTCCGACAATACAAAGGATTATATCTATAATGCAACCGGTACGACCGTTTATGCCCGGAGCTGTTATTTCTACGATTGCCCCACCCCGGACACCGATTGGTTCTATGGTTCGGTAGATCGCGCCAATAAGCTCGGCTCTGCCCCAGATGCAGGCCCTGATTTTGATATTCCAAAAATAACGAACACTCCGATGCGCCAATACGTCGAGATTAAAAGGGCGTTGGCAAATGGGGCCACCTTCAGCCATGCTAAAGCGCTGACTACGCTGGTAGTGGAGAATATCGATTCCGAGTTCGCCGCCCGGCCGCTTGATCTCTTGCTTGGGAATTTGAGCAAAGAAGAAGGCCAGAAGGTGATCAACAATGTCGGCAAATACGATAAAATGCACGATGCCGTTCGATTCGCGCTGGATCAGTGGCAAGTCCGGTATGACAGTCAAAAGGGCATTCCGGATGAAGCGCTGCTCAATAGATATCAAGGCACGGCATTTGAAAAAGCCATGGCTCTGACGTTTGCGGCCGGGCTCGCGTCGAATGGCCAGAAGGAGAAAGCGATTGAAGTGCTCACGAAAGCCAACCAGGACACTGATCCGCTCATCCTCGCCTCCCTGATTGAGGGGCTTGACCATCCGGAGAGCCTCCCTGCAGGAAAAGAGGAGGCTACGCCGGCGGAAAAACAGTCTGTCGAGGTCTCTGCTTTCCCGAATCCCTTCAACTCTGAGAGCCGGATCCAGTTCAAGCTGGCGCAGAAGGGGCTGGCAACAATTACGGTTTACAACATGCTCGGACAAAAAGTCATAGAGCTGGTGAACGGGGAGAGAAGCGCCGGCACTCACATTGTCACATGGAGCGGAAGGAACCAGGCAGGGCTGCAGGTTCCGACCGGAGTCTACTTCTGCCAGATCAATGCCGGCGGCGCCAGGCAGACCCTGAAAATCTTTATGCTGCGGTGA
- the istA gene encoding IS21 family transposase — protein MVSDRQVRRLIKLKTRGRSLTNAASMAEMDEKTARKYLRSGKLPSDSRAPHTWRTREDPFAEVWTEVQRFVENDSRLQAKTLFAWLQRRYPGRFSDGQLRTLQRRLKSWRATEGPAKEIYFNQIHTPGELSQSDFTHMDDLGITICGELFRHLLYHFVLTYSNWETCTICFCESFESLQTGFENALWKLGGAPRKHRTDRLSAAVNNLNNLEQFTRSWQAVLDHYGMQGLKIQTGQPNENGDVEQSHYRLKTAVDQELILRGSRDFTTRDEYEQFLQVLIKQRNAGRQKKLLQELMVMHRLPKRRLNSVKQIRVRVRQSGTIRVLNNTYSVDSRLCDEWIDVFIYADTLEIYYGRCKIDSLPRLRGRDQSHIQYRHIIDSLVRKPGAFEHYCYRDELFPTHRFRVVYDLLKEQSGYKGVKTYLHLLQLAARENETAVDSVLAAKLDNNEPIVLEEIAGIVKDAVNTLPRHISVHVDAVVLKVYDTLLEEVAGQ, from the coding sequence ATGGTAAGCGATCGTCAAGTCAGGAGATTGATAAAATTGAAAACACGTGGCCGTTCTTTGACAAATGCGGCATCCATGGCAGAGATGGATGAGAAGACTGCGCGCAAGTATCTCAGATCGGGTAAATTGCCCAGTGATAGTCGTGCTCCGCACACCTGGCGCACGCGCGAAGATCCGTTTGCCGAAGTATGGACTGAAGTACAACGGTTCGTGGAGAATGATTCGCGCCTGCAAGCGAAAACTCTGTTTGCCTGGTTGCAGCGGAGGTATCCTGGCCGGTTTTCTGATGGCCAGTTGCGTACGTTGCAGCGCCGGCTGAAGAGCTGGCGAGCGACCGAAGGTCCTGCCAAAGAGATCTATTTTAACCAAATCCATACGCCTGGCGAACTTAGCCAGTCGGACTTTACCCACATGGATGATCTGGGCATTACCATCTGCGGTGAGTTATTCCGGCACTTGCTCTATCATTTTGTGCTGACCTACTCCAATTGGGAAACCTGTACGATCTGTTTTTGCGAGAGTTTTGAATCGTTGCAGACCGGGTTTGAGAATGCGTTGTGGAAATTGGGGGGAGCACCCAGAAAGCACCGGACAGATCGATTGTCAGCGGCTGTCAATAATCTGAATAATCTGGAGCAGTTTACCCGCTCCTGGCAAGCTGTACTGGATCATTATGGCATGCAAGGCCTCAAGATCCAAACCGGTCAGCCTAACGAAAATGGCGACGTCGAACAAAGCCATTACCGCTTAAAAACTGCGGTTGATCAGGAACTTATATTGCGCGGCAGCCGGGATTTTACTACACGCGACGAATATGAGCAATTCTTACAGGTGCTGATCAAACAGCGCAATGCTGGCAGACAGAAAAAACTTCTACAAGAGCTGATGGTCATGCACCGGTTGCCCAAGCGCCGGCTAAATTCGGTCAAGCAAATTCGGGTGCGAGTACGGCAGAGTGGCACGATTCGTGTTTTAAATAATACCTACTCGGTAGACAGTCGTCTTTGCGATGAATGGATCGATGTTTTCATCTATGCCGATACGCTGGAAATATACTACGGCCGATGCAAAATAGACAGTCTGCCCCGGCTGCGCGGGCGGGACCAGAGCCATATACAATACCGACATATCATTGATTCTCTTGTACGTAAGCCGGGCGCTTTTGAGCATTACTGCTACCGCGATGAGCTTTTTCCGACCCATCGATTCCGGGTCGTCTACGATCTTCTCAAAGAACAATCAGGTTACAAGGGAGTCAAAACCTATCTGCATCTTTTGCAATTAGCAGCCCGGGAAAATGAAACCGCCGTCGATTCGGTATTGGCGGCAAAACTTGATAACAATGAACCGATCGTACTGGAAGAAATTGCTGGAATCGTCAAGGACGCTGTCAACACCTTGCCTCGCCATATCTCAGTCCATGTAGATGCGGTCGTCTTGAAAGTTTATGACACGCTTCTGGAAGAGGTGGCTGGGCAATGA
- a CDS encoding lysozyme, protein MKISFKGIALIKKLEGCRLTVYDDQAGLPTIGIGHLLTRTENVSGKIWIGGEPYIIYNGLTEELCIELLKQDLQVPVDTVNQAVQVPLNQNQFDALVSFVFNIGCTRFRNSTVLQVINAGRLDRVPKEMRRWVYVNDKVSKGLQNRREAEIRLWNTPVENETPVDSMLPIDFIDPPEPHRPWYKRLFGMRYD, encoded by the coding sequence ATGAAAATATCGTTTAAAGGTATCGCCCTGATTAAAAAACTGGAAGGCTGCCGGCTGACCGTCTATGACGATCAGGCCGGCTTGCCGACCATCGGCATAGGCCACCTGTTAACCAGGACTGAAAACGTCTCCGGCAAGATCTGGATCGGCGGAGAACCCTACATCATTTATAACGGTCTGACCGAGGAACTCTGCATTGAACTGCTAAAGCAGGACTTGCAGGTGCCGGTTGATACCGTCAATCAGGCCGTGCAGGTCCCGCTGAATCAAAACCAGTTCGATGCGCTGGTTTCGTTTGTCTTCAACATCGGCTGCACCCGCTTCAGGAACAGCACCGTTTTGCAGGTTATCAATGCCGGAAGGCTCGATCGTGTGCCAAAGGAAATGCGCCGTTGGGTCTACGTCAATGATAAAGTCAGCAAAGGGCTGCAAAACAGAAGGGAGGCTGAAATCAGGCTATGGAACACACCGGTGGAAAATGAAACCCCGGTTGACTCGATGCTGCCTATTGACTTTATTGATCCGCCTGAACCGCATCGACCGTGGTATAAACGACTCTTTGGAATGAGGTATGATTAA
- the istB gene encoding IS21-like element helper ATPase IstB: MKASIHSQIAPALKSLRLPAMQQEYRQAADMARQEGWSYEQFLLDLISRETESREQKKIARMLKVSRLPLQKSLAQFDRHRLPMKVNAQLGALLEGSFLDRAENILAFGNPGSGKTHLLCALGQELVRNGRPVLFRPCSLLVQELLAAKKELKLARTLKQLSRYDALIIDDLGYVQYDREEMEVLFTLLADRYEKKSIMLTCNLPFSQWELIFKDPMTTAAAIDRLVHHSIIIEINLPSYRLESSQKKIQQHPLEEEQTSGSKG; encoded by the coding sequence ATGAAAGCATCCATTCACTCACAAATTGCTCCAGCGCTGAAATCGCTGCGATTGCCTGCCATGCAACAAGAATATCGTCAAGCCGCCGATATGGCCAGACAAGAAGGCTGGAGCTATGAACAATTTCTCCTGGACTTGATCAGCCGGGAAACCGAGAGCCGCGAGCAGAAAAAGATTGCACGCATGCTGAAAGTATCTCGTTTGCCGCTGCAAAAAAGTCTCGCCCAATTTGATCGGCACCGCTTGCCGATGAAAGTCAACGCCCAATTGGGCGCGCTGCTGGAAGGCTCATTTCTGGATCGTGCTGAGAATATTTTGGCTTTTGGCAACCCGGGCAGCGGAAAAACCCATCTTCTCTGTGCGCTTGGACAAGAACTGGTGCGAAATGGCCGTCCCGTACTTTTTCGCCCCTGCAGCCTTCTGGTACAAGAGCTCTTGGCAGCTAAAAAAGAACTGAAATTGGCCCGGACTCTCAAACAACTATCCCGGTACGATGCCCTTATTATCGATGACCTCGGTTATGTACAATATGACCGGGAAGAAATGGAAGTGCTGTTTACGCTCTTAGCTGATCGCTACGAGAAAAAAAGCATTATGCTGACGTGCAATTTGCCTTTTTCGCAGTGGGAGCTGATCTTTAAAGATCCCATGACAACGGCCGCGGCGATCGACCGCCTGGTCCATCACAGCATTATCATAGAGATCAATTTGCCCAGCTACCGACTTGAATCATCACAGAAAAAAATCCAGCAGCACCCTTTGGAAGAGGAGCAAACCAGCGGCTCCAAGGGGTAA